GGACTTTGCCCTGAAAAATCCCTTCTATTCTCTGGAGATGCCAATCAGGTACAGTTAAAGCGCCTGTCTTAGAAAACCGAAAGAACTCTCCTGCCCTCTCCAAGCAGTCGAAATACACTTGCGAAGGCCAGGCTGCTTCTTAACGTTTCTGTTCTAATCCCAGGAAGCCAGTTTTACGGTCCTGGCACATTGCCCAAATCGTTGGGGTATATTGGACCTCTGGCAAGGAAGCATCTGATGCCTGCCAGCTCTTGTTTTACTTTCTAGTGGTCTCTCTGAATTTGGTGGTGTTACTAGAACCATCGTgctcttttctttttagcttctTAGAACCAAGTTCCCTTCATAGTGTCAGTATATTCTGTTAACATATACAAGGTCAGCAAGTAAAGTGGGTAAGACAGCTGCTTCAGGCACTTTGAAGTCTTTCTTGTGTACCATTTTATATCTTAGCATGTTATAATAATAAGCATGCAGGGGACAATGCTGAATCCAAACATTTGTATTAAAAAATTATCTTTGCTGAAGATAGAATGAAAAACATGGAGGTCGGAGTAAGGATAGCTTTTTATTCTAATTGTGCTTCTGTTGTTCTGTTGATATTTCAGATGTGAGCTCTTTGATCAAAACTTGAAGCTTGCTCTGGAGGTAGCAGAGAAAGCAGGCCCCTTTGTCCCAGGATTATAGGGTGAAGTTCTTCCACTTCAGTTGCCTCATGGACTATTTGGAACTTGGGACCAGAGAGGCTTCCCAGCGGTTCCAGAGTCTCTCCCCTTGCCCACCCCCTGCTGCTGTGGGAGCTTGTTTGGGCGTCCTCTGCTGCTGGAGGTTAGGAGGAGATCTTGTTGGCTGCATGTACACGTTTAATATATGTTTGGCACTTTATTACATgtggaaataaaatattctttaaaggAAGAAGACAGACTTTAATCTTGACCTTGGGATAAATTATTTGATATCCAACACCAGTTATTATTTGCCGTtcgactcccaacaactcttcAGCAGAGGAAACATAAGCTTTTATTGGACAATCCTTTATTTTTGTTGATGCACACATTCCATACAGTAGCCATAACTTAAAATCTACGATAGTAAACATTGCAAGACTTACTCCAAAAGGCAGCTAGCTACACTTGGGGAGCCTCATGGCTGCAGAATTGTTAGGAAGTCCCAACCTCTGCAGCTAAATACGTTTTCCCTCCATTAAAAACAAGAGAGGTCTAACACCTCAGCCTATACTGTGATGTAATCAAGCATGTTTGACCTGATGGTTACCCTTTCTCAAACTCTAGAAGTAGTTTTTCAATCCACTTTTAAGCTTACCTGTGATCCACTGGAGCTAAATAGCGTAAGATTACAGCTCCCCTCTTCTATTTACTTTTGGGTTCTACCTCAGTGTAACTTGTGGGGAGTCTTAGAAAATGTTGCCTGAAAATTTAACATGGCATGGCAAAGGAAATGAGGGAAGGACACATACCAAAAGGGGAGTGAGTAAAGGGATTCCACAAACTGAAGCTCCTGTTCTGCTGCTCTGTCCCCACTGCTATGGGCTGCCAGTGAAGCCAGCAGCAGCTGTGGCTGCCAAATGTTTGTTCATCAGTTCTGACTACTACGGCATCCCTTAGGTTTTGAAGGATGAGAAGTGGTGGTAACCACCAAGTGAGATTTTGCCACCACTTCACAAAGCCCAGCAGTAAACTTCAACCTGCTTAGAGCTTCTACCTTTTTCCTTTTCGGAATATTGGCTGTGGATGTGGGAGGCTCCTTTGCAGCCAAGTCATTATTTCAGTCAACTTTCTTTGGCATGCGACCCATCTTAGTGCAGATATTTCTCAGGAAGAAAAAGGCCACGGTGCTGGCTAAGCAGAGCAGCTCCACTACCCAGAAGGCTGTTCCCCAGCTGTAGTGTTTGGCAATTGTGCTGAAAGGCAGACCAGCCAGGAAGCCTcccactgaaaagaaaaaaagtcagttGGGTGCAACGTGCACATTCATCCTCATTCAGTTCCAGTTAAGCTTTCACGTACCGTTAGCCATTAGTGCAACAATGGCGTGGGAAGTACCGCACAAGTTGGATGGTGCACTCTCATTGGCTATTACTCCAAACAGTGCAATTGGTCCGTAAGAACAAAATCCAAAGACTGCTCCTAACAGCAGGATCCAGAACTACAAAAACAGCCAGACAAAAGGTTAGGACTGTGAGGATGATGCCTTTCCCTGCTCCCTGCATCTGCCACTTGGGTTCCTTTTCCCTGCCATCGTCTGCAAAATGGTGCCTCAGAGGAAGCACGCTGGTGTTTAATCTTTCCTTCAATAAGGAGTGTTGTCTCTCAGTAATCCATTAAGTAATAAATAGCAGCCACAATCTCCATAGAAATAATAAATCAAGTAGAAAGTATTTAAAAACAGCACCCAAGCCAACTGCTATTTTAAGGTGGACTCTAAATTTTGGATCCGCGTGCTGAGACACCAGACCTAACTTTTACGCAAGCCACCTCGCTGCAACCCAGGGATGGCGTAATGGCAGGAGCAGGGAGAGCGATTCCTGCAGTTCTGCACAGGGAAGTCTCCTGCTTCTGCCAGCATCCCTGCACCCAGCATTAAGCCAGAGGCTGAAGCAGCATAAAATGACTGAACAGGACCTGAGAGAGAGGTGGGGGGGCAGAATAAAGACCTCGTGTTCTGTGAAGCCCACGAGATTAGCCAGAGGGCAGAGGAATTGATTCCAAGAGTAATCTccctaggaaaagaaagaaggggaaaatgaacaAGGAGCATGAGAATgtccagaaaagagaaaaggcagtaGTAATCGGATGCAGAAGCAAAAATCCTAGAAATGGAGAGCCCTCACCAGCTCTTTTCCAAAGCAAGATACTTTGCTGGCTAAAAACTTCAAATTAGTGGCAGAAGACCTATAACCCCATCATTGTTGACTGGGACATCATCATTAATATCTGAAGATTCCCCATCCTTGGAATTCTCAGCAAGCCTTTTGTGCTGAAGCCAGAGGGAACGCCATGTTTCTGGGATGATCCCACGAACTGGTCCATCGTGGCTTCAATAGATGGACTTATAATTCCAAAAAGTCCAGAGAGCAAAGAATCTATCCAGGAAGTATATTTCATCCTGATTTCAGAATCTCAACTTTGTTCCCCCGAAAGTTGCAAAACTTCATATTTTTTCCATTAAGATTTGTCTCTAAGAGCCCAGGTTCATTTTACTTGTGGAAATCCTCACAAAATGTGCCATTTACCTAAAGGTAAAAGCATCCAAGGTGGTCACAAGTCTCAGCACCTGCTCCAAGCAGGTAACAAATAAACACATTGGGACTGGGGAAAAAAGCCAACCACCCAGTTGCCTCCTGGAAAGAAACAGCCCTCACTCCAAGCAGCACCTCGATGCTATTACACATCAGCTGACGATAGCAAAGCGGATTGGCCTCTCCTGCATCCTGAGCCTCTTTCTACGGCTCACCTTGGGAGAGCTGTCGGTTACTGTGACTCGGAAGAGGAACAGTGAGGCAGCCATGCCCGCCATCATGGAGATGAGAAGGGGGTGCCGAGGGTTTCCGTAACTTGAGAGGCCCACCTGCAACACACATGCGGAACCAGAATGGAAGTGCAGTATTCCTGTTATTAAACGCCTGTCAACCCATCCCAGACTAAATCGCCTCCATAACAGCATCCGCTTAGTGCCTGCATAGGGTTTTTCGGGGCCAGGGACATTCACAGGGGCCGTCCTTTCTCCTTCGCACTTACCCTGGCCACTGCGCGGTCTGAAAGATAGCCAGCAGCAATGCTTCCAACCAGGCCTCCAATTTCCAAGGCACTCATGTAGGAACTTCCTGTAGAGCAAAGAGCATAGTAACAATCCCAACGAGATTGCATCCTTGCAGGCAGAAAGGGGTTGCCAGACTTCCTTGCCTGTTGCACAGCCGTCCCTAGCACCTCTCCCCTCTACTCCCAGCCAGTCCTTTCCTGGGCCAAGCCAAAGACTTCCCTGCAGGTGCTGTTCCACTGACTCTGGCTTACCCAGGCCCAACGTCCACATTTGGAACATGCTAAGCTCTCAAAGCACCAGGATAAAGGTGCTGCCTCCTACCCACGAGGGCAGACTGTCCTCTCTCCTGAATGAGAAATAGCTGTCCCCAGTCTGTGCAACATGTCTTCACACCAAACACCACCAGGTAGCCAGAAGAAAGGACCCAGAGGTATGGAGAACGCAGCAGCTCAGCCAAGGTGCTGTCATCCATTGAGGCCTCTGCAAGAAAGAGACCAATTAGCAATCTGGCCTGAGCCACACCACTCACCCCTGGCCACTCTCCTTTGCACCTCCCATTTCCTGGCCCTCTGCCAGACTCCATGTTTCCTCTCTGTTCCTCTGAAAGAGGAGACTGATTTATTGATAGATTAGCCTTATAGGTTGCTCCAGTCAGCATACAACTCCCCAATATGTAATTGGGATTAAAACAGTATACATGCAGGAGACACACTAAGAAGAATAAAAGCAATTCCTCCTCAAGAGGGATACTTATAGTGAACCTGCATCCCTGGCTTGAGGACACAGCCATGTCTCCACTAATTCCCAGAAGGTGGGGGGCAGAGGTGCAACTGAGAAGGCCTACTTTCATGGCCCTGAAGATGGTAGCCCCTGATCAAGGGGACATGTCTTACCCTGTGACTCCCCCACCCACTcacctttcttccctttcttgggCCCAGACTCAAGGTTGGGCAGTCCCACATCTGAAGGCTCATTCTTAATCAAGAGCAGACACACCAAGGAGGCCACCAGACATGCAGAGCCAGAGAGGGCCAGGGTGGTGCGCCAGGCATAGCTCAGCGCCATCAGAGCTGCCACAATGGGCCCAAGCCCTCCGGCCAGGTTCATGCTGGTGGACAGGACGGCCCACCATGTCCCAAACTGGGAAGGTTCAAACCACTAtggagaagggagagagagaagccagGTGTGTTGGTGCCTATGCCAAGGGCAGGTCCTCATTGGTACACACTGACCTAAGACTGCCAGCACAGCCTCCAGGTTATCACAAGTACTGATGGCTTAAAAAGGGCAGCAGGCGCCATCGCCAAGAGGCACACCAACTCTCCAGACATATTTCCCTGCTCCCTAAAGCATGATTTCTTCAAAGCAGTTGACaagaatgtttaataaaaaatatagaatgttttttttttactggcagCAGACATGGGGACCTGGGCATTCCACCTCTTTCTGTTTCCAAGAGTCCCAGATACAAGTCAAGCAATGCAGCAGGCACCCCAGAAATTCTGGGTTATCAAAGGCCTCAAGTCATGACATCTACTGATAGTACTTGCCTCTGAATGCCAGCTGTGAGGGAACCTGAGGAGGGAGTAACTGGATTCCGTTTAACAGCTTCCCAAAAGTGTTTGGATAAGCAGTTTCTGGATCAGAGTGGCCTTTGGTCTACAGAGT
This genomic interval from Candoia aspera isolate rCanAsp1 chromosome 9, rCanAsp1.hap2, whole genome shotgun sequence contains the following:
- the SLC37A4 gene encoding glucose-6-phosphate exchanger SLC37A4, which encodes MTGKNYGYHRFVIFTAMYIGYTLYYFNRKTFSFVMPSIMEEIHLDKDDLGLIASSQSAAYAISKFVSGVLSDQMSARWLFSSGLLLVGVVNVLFSWSSTIALFAGLWFFNGLAQGLGWPPCGKVLRKWFEPSQFGTWWAVLSTSMNLAGGLGPIVAALMALSYAWRTTLALSGSACLVASLVCLLLIKNEPSDVGLPNLESGPKKGKKEASMDDSTLAELLRSPYLWVLSSGYLVVFGVKTCCTDWGQLFLIQERGQSALVGSSYMSALEIGGLVGSIAAGYLSDRAVARVGLSSYGNPRHPLLISMMAGMAASLFLFRVTVTDSSPKFWILLLGAVFGFCSYGPIALFGVIANESAPSNLCGTSHAIVALMANVGGFLAGLPFSTIAKHYSWGTAFWVVELLCLASTVAFFFLRNICTKMGRMPKKVD